A single region of the Drosophila miranda strain MSH22 chromosome 2, D.miranda_PacBio2.1, whole genome shotgun sequence genome encodes:
- the LOC108156144 gene encoding uncharacterized protein LOC108156144 isoform X1 — MFEIEDYSSGIHDGFFNKYADAAGPSLDFYVSDSMQDMLDVDIRAEIASTLATSSDLTSLDHALETISAINNNTSSGSNLPVAYNANANFLASSTLHASPTAKWMGSSANFWSNTDYYADLGACVNPISVMPLINSAACSASSMLGSPRRGKAATSTQSRAVPASPCGDRDQHKSHLTFSPAQMKVSAGSLRREQVSAHIPKQISVVTGTGSTAPATMATNSVLQRRNSSAVDAVRKDLGTELRRAQSQSSPSEEGGNKTSKTSSNQLTAGGVSTNTIKLAPGIGGLTFANSAAYQKLKHQSSAKSPNGSSPSSGNGMVLKREEASKRGLLQQGSTTPKSIASAAHSPHHQMQSMGSPSSGSSLASSSPLSNGSNLVNIANNSSGSAGLVKPLQQKVKLPVVGSAFPKPAYSYSCLIALALKNSRAGSLPVSEIYSFLCQHFPYFENAPSGWKNSVRHNLSLNKCFEKIERPATNGNQRKGCRWAMNPERITKMDEEVQKWSRKDPQAIRCAMVYPEHLESLERGEMKHGSADSDVELDSTSEIEESSDLEEQDFDDTLVDAMLVEEDEDVVDEDEDDDMLGEFEAEEELLASHSAASQSSHHLPLHHVLLGQKSNDFDIEVSLERHLVEKSSLLYEKVDEQLYDAIDIEDDKEAVRRAIASGQGTHIIELNPADLNANHNGYHHQQQQQAKRARLDINYAIGPAGELEQQYGQKVKVQQLVQTQAQPQPTTYNRRKMPLVNRII; from the exons ATGTTCGAGATAGAGGACTATTCGAGCGGCATACACGATGGTTTCTTCAACAAATACGCG GATGCGGCTGGCCCTTCGCTGGACTTTTACGTGTCCGACTCGATGCAGGACATGCTGGACGTGGACATCCGGGCGGAGATAGCCAGCACATTGGCTACCTCTAGCGACCTGACCTCGCTGGACCACGCCCTGGAGACGATTTCggccatcaacaacaacacgagcagcggcagcaacctGCCGGTGGCATACAACGCCAACGCCAATTTCCTGGCCAGCAGCACGCTGCACGCCTCGCCGACGGCCAAGTGGATGGGCTCCTCGGCCAACTTCTGGTCGAACACCGACTACTACGCCGATCTGGGGGCCTGCGTGAACCCCATTTCGGTGATGCCGCTGATCAACTCCGCTGCCTGCTCGGCCTCCTCCATGCTGGGGTCGCCGCGCAGGGGCAAGGCAGCCACTTCCACACAGTCGCGGGCCGTGCCGGCATCGCCATGCGGGGACCGGGACCAGCACAAGTCACATCTGACCTTCTCGCCGGCCCAGATGAAGGTCAGCGCTGGATCGCTGCGCCGGGAGCAAGTGAGCGCACACATACCCAAACAGATTTCGGTGGTAACCGGCACCGGGAGCACGGCACCGGCCACCATGGCCACCAACTCGGTGCTGCAGCGCCGAAACTCCTCGGCAGTGGATGCAGTGCGCAAGGATCTGGGCACGGAGCTGCGCAGGGCCCAGTCGCAGTCCAGTCCGTCTGAGGAGGGCGGCAACAAGACCTCAAAGACCTCCTCCAACCAGCTCACCGCCGGAGGCGTCTCCACCAACACGATCAAGCTGGCGCCCGGCATCGGGGGCCTAACCTTCGCCAACAGCGCCGCCTACCAGAAGCTGAAGCACCAGTCGTCGGCCAAGTCCCCCAACGGTTCGTCCCCGAGTTCGGGCAACGGCATGGTCCTGAAGCGGGAGGAGGCCTCCAAGCGCGGCCTGCTGCAGCAGGGGAGCACCACACCAAAGAGCATCGCCTCGGCGGCCCATTCGCCGCACCACCAGATGCAGAGCATGGGCTCGCCATCGTCCGGCTCGTCGCTGGCCTCCTCCTCGCCGCTCAGCAATGGCAGCAACCTGGTCAACATCgccaacaacagcagcggcagtgcTGGTCTCGTCAAGCCGCTGCAGCAGAAGGTCAAGCTGCCTGTCGTGGGCAGCGCCTTCCCCAAGCCGGCCTACTCATACTCCTGCCTCATCGCGCTGGCCCTGAAGAACTCGCGGGCCGGCTCGCTGCCCGTCTCGGAGATCTACAGTTTCCTGTGCCAGCACTTTCCGTACTTCGAGAATGCGCCGAGTGGCTGGAAGAACAGCGTGCGGCACAATCTGTCGCTGAACAAGTGCTTCGAGAAGATCGAGCGCCCGGCCACGAATGGCAATCAGCGCAAGGGCTGCCGCTGGGCCATGAACCCGGAGCGCATCACCAAGATGGACGAGGAAGTGCAGAAGTGGTCGCGCAAGGATCCACAGGCCATACGCTGCGCCATGGTCTATCCGGAGCACCTGGAGTCGTTGGAGCGCGGCGAAATGAAGCACGGATCGGCCGACTCCGATGTGGAGCTCGATTCGACGTCGGAGATCGAAGAGTCCTCCGATCTGGAGGAGCAGGACTTCGACGACACCCTTGTGGATGCGATGCTCGTTGAGGAGGACGAAGATGTCGTGGACGAGGATGAGGACGACGATATGCTGGGCGAATTCGAGGCCGAGGAAGAGCTACTCGCCAGCCACTCCGCTGCCAGCCAGTCGAGCCATCACCTGCCCCTTCACCACGTCCTGCTCGGCCAGAAGAGCAACGACTTTGACATTGAGGTGAGTTTGGAAAGGCACCTGGTCGAGAAGTCTTCGTTGCTATACGAGAAG GTCGACGAACAACTGTACGATGCCATCGACATCGAGGACGATAAGGAGGCAGTGCGCCGCGCCATAGCCAGTGGCCAAGGCACACACATCATCGAGCTGAATCCGGCCGATCTGAATGCGAACCACAACGGctaccaccaccagcagcagcagcaggcgaaGCGTGCGCGTCTGGACATCAACTATGCCATCGGTCCCGCCGGCGAGCTGGAGCAGCAGTATGGCCAGAAGGTGAAGGTGCAGCAGCTGGTGCAGACACAGGCGCAGCCACAGCCGACCACATACAATCGCCGCAAGATGCCGCTGGTCAACCGCATCATTTAA
- the LOC108156144 gene encoding uncharacterized protein LOC108156144 isoform X2, giving the protein MFEIEDYSSGIHDGFFNKYADAAGPSLDFYVSDSMQDMLDVDIRAEIASTLATSSDLTSLDHALETISAINNNTSSGSNLPVAYNANANFLASSTLHASPTAKWMGSSANFWSNTDYYADLGACVNPISVMPLINSAACSASSMLGSPRRGKAATSTQSRAVPASPCGDRDQHKSHLTFSPAQMKVSAGSLRREQVSAHIPKQISVVTGTGSTAPATMATNSVLQRRNSSAVDAVRKDLGTELRRAQSQSSPSEEGGNKTSKTSSNQLTAGGVSTNTIKLAPGIGGLTFANSAAYQKLKHQSSAKSPNGSSPSSGNGMVLKREEASKRGLLQQGSTTPKSIASAAHSPHHQMQSMGSPSSGSSLASSSPLSNGSNLVNIANNSSGSAGLVKPLQQKVKLPVVGSAFPKPAYSYSCLIALALKNSRAGSLPVSEIYSFLCQHFPYFENAPSGWKNSVRHNLSLNKCFEKIERPATNGNQRKGCRWAMNPERITKMDEEVQKWSRKDPQAIRCAMVYPEHLESLERGEMKHGSADSDVELDSTSEIEESSDLEEQDFDDTLVDAMLVEEDEDVVDEDEDDDMLGEFEAEEELLASHSAASQSSHHLPLHHVLLGQKSNDFDIEVDEQLYDAIDIEDDKEAVRRAIASGQGTHIIELNPADLNANHNGYHHQQQQQAKRARLDINYAIGPAGELEQQYGQKVKVQQLVQTQAQPQPTTYNRRKMPLVNRII; this is encoded by the exons ATGTTCGAGATAGAGGACTATTCGAGCGGCATACACGATGGTTTCTTCAACAAATACGCG GATGCGGCTGGCCCTTCGCTGGACTTTTACGTGTCCGACTCGATGCAGGACATGCTGGACGTGGACATCCGGGCGGAGATAGCCAGCACATTGGCTACCTCTAGCGACCTGACCTCGCTGGACCACGCCCTGGAGACGATTTCggccatcaacaacaacacgagcagcggcagcaacctGCCGGTGGCATACAACGCCAACGCCAATTTCCTGGCCAGCAGCACGCTGCACGCCTCGCCGACGGCCAAGTGGATGGGCTCCTCGGCCAACTTCTGGTCGAACACCGACTACTACGCCGATCTGGGGGCCTGCGTGAACCCCATTTCGGTGATGCCGCTGATCAACTCCGCTGCCTGCTCGGCCTCCTCCATGCTGGGGTCGCCGCGCAGGGGCAAGGCAGCCACTTCCACACAGTCGCGGGCCGTGCCGGCATCGCCATGCGGGGACCGGGACCAGCACAAGTCACATCTGACCTTCTCGCCGGCCCAGATGAAGGTCAGCGCTGGATCGCTGCGCCGGGAGCAAGTGAGCGCACACATACCCAAACAGATTTCGGTGGTAACCGGCACCGGGAGCACGGCACCGGCCACCATGGCCACCAACTCGGTGCTGCAGCGCCGAAACTCCTCGGCAGTGGATGCAGTGCGCAAGGATCTGGGCACGGAGCTGCGCAGGGCCCAGTCGCAGTCCAGTCCGTCTGAGGAGGGCGGCAACAAGACCTCAAAGACCTCCTCCAACCAGCTCACCGCCGGAGGCGTCTCCACCAACACGATCAAGCTGGCGCCCGGCATCGGGGGCCTAACCTTCGCCAACAGCGCCGCCTACCAGAAGCTGAAGCACCAGTCGTCGGCCAAGTCCCCCAACGGTTCGTCCCCGAGTTCGGGCAACGGCATGGTCCTGAAGCGGGAGGAGGCCTCCAAGCGCGGCCTGCTGCAGCAGGGGAGCACCACACCAAAGAGCATCGCCTCGGCGGCCCATTCGCCGCACCACCAGATGCAGAGCATGGGCTCGCCATCGTCCGGCTCGTCGCTGGCCTCCTCCTCGCCGCTCAGCAATGGCAGCAACCTGGTCAACATCgccaacaacagcagcggcagtgcTGGTCTCGTCAAGCCGCTGCAGCAGAAGGTCAAGCTGCCTGTCGTGGGCAGCGCCTTCCCCAAGCCGGCCTACTCATACTCCTGCCTCATCGCGCTGGCCCTGAAGAACTCGCGGGCCGGCTCGCTGCCCGTCTCGGAGATCTACAGTTTCCTGTGCCAGCACTTTCCGTACTTCGAGAATGCGCCGAGTGGCTGGAAGAACAGCGTGCGGCACAATCTGTCGCTGAACAAGTGCTTCGAGAAGATCGAGCGCCCGGCCACGAATGGCAATCAGCGCAAGGGCTGCCGCTGGGCCATGAACCCGGAGCGCATCACCAAGATGGACGAGGAAGTGCAGAAGTGGTCGCGCAAGGATCCACAGGCCATACGCTGCGCCATGGTCTATCCGGAGCACCTGGAGTCGTTGGAGCGCGGCGAAATGAAGCACGGATCGGCCGACTCCGATGTGGAGCTCGATTCGACGTCGGAGATCGAAGAGTCCTCCGATCTGGAGGAGCAGGACTTCGACGACACCCTTGTGGATGCGATGCTCGTTGAGGAGGACGAAGATGTCGTGGACGAGGATGAGGACGACGATATGCTGGGCGAATTCGAGGCCGAGGAAGAGCTACTCGCCAGCCACTCCGCTGCCAGCCAGTCGAGCCATCACCTGCCCCTTCACCACGTCCTGCTCGGCCAGAAGAGCAACGACTTTGACATTGAG GTCGACGAACAACTGTACGATGCCATCGACATCGAGGACGATAAGGAGGCAGTGCGCCGCGCCATAGCCAGTGGCCAAGGCACACACATCATCGAGCTGAATCCGGCCGATCTGAATGCGAACCACAACGGctaccaccaccagcagcagcagcaggcgaaGCGTGCGCGTCTGGACATCAACTATGCCATCGGTCCCGCCGGCGAGCTGGAGCAGCAGTATGGCCAGAAGGTGAAGGTGCAGCAGCTGGTGCAGACACAGGCGCAGCCACAGCCGACCACATACAATCGCCGCAAGATGCCGCTGGTCAACCGCATCATTTAA